The following proteins are co-located in the Palaemon carinicauda isolate YSFRI2023 chromosome 3, ASM3689809v2, whole genome shotgun sequence genome:
- the LOC137638182 gene encoding uncharacterized protein, whose translation MSSNSLAPLLFQGLQQGLQHVDLRSLTSGFDLKSLFTGLDVKTVSWLALIIVALIVIYDFWKKSTGYDTSALAVSAADYWQDNRDQFTYDPYYRGSRSLEPLTEVLDALADAVKKWESTPDEGVTNRSR comes from the exons ATGTCTTCAAACTCCCTTGCCCCACTGCTCTTCCAAGGCCTCCAGCAAGGTCTTCAGCACGTTGACCTCAGGAGCCTGACGAGCGGCTTCGACCTCAAGAGTCTCTTCACCGGGCTGGACGTGAAGACCGTCAGCTGGCTGGCGCTCATCATTGTGGCTTTGATAGTCATCTATGACTTTTGGAAGAAGTCCACTGGATATGACACCTCTGCCTTGGCCGTATCAGCTGCTGATTACTGGCAGGATAATCGAGATCAGTTCACGTATGATCCTTATTATCGAGGAAG cCGATCCCTAGAGCCCCTAACCGAAGTTCTGGACGCCCTAGCTGACGCTGTGAAGAAATGGGAGAGCACTCCAGATGAGGGCGTTACAAATCGCTCTCGCTGA
- the LOC137638183 gene encoding uncharacterized protein translates to MSSNSLAPLLFQGLQQGLQHVDLRSLTSGFDLKSLFTGLDVKTVSWLALIIVALIVIYDFWKKSTGYDTSALAVSAADYWQDNRDQFTYDPYYRGSRSLEPLTEVLDALADAVKKWESTPDEGVTNRSR, encoded by the exons ATGTCTTCAAACTCCCTTGCCCCACTGCTCTTCCAAGGCCTCCAGCAAGGTCTTCAGCACGTTGACCTCAGGAGCCTGACGAGCGGCTTCGACCTCAAGAGTCTCTTCACCGGGCTGGACGTGAAGACCGTCAGCTGGCTGGCGCTCATCATTGTGGCTTTGATAGTCATCTATGACTTTTGGAAGAAGTCCACTGGATATGACACCTCTGCCTTGGCCGTATCAGCTGCTGATTACTGGCAGGATAATCGAGATCAGTTCACGTATGATCCTTATTATCGAGGAAG ccGGTCCCTAGAGCCCCTAACCGAAGTTCTGGACGCCCTAGCTGACGCTGTGAAGAAATGGGAGAGCACTCCAGATGAGGGCGTTACAAATCGCTCTCGCTGA